Proteins found in one Desulfovibrio sp. genomic segment:
- a CDS encoding ABC transporter permease — protein sequence MISQADPKATCQVSLTKGTLLVAFAGAWGMCSAVPDAKEALRTLAGPPRPTSLCFDSSGLTHWDSRFLVFCRSLLAVARETGVAVDLAGLPEGAKGLLDLAEKVPERKGAAAGKRSEPLLAHVGNWCIEAWRGLPDIVEFIGDVTLACLKLVRGKAVFQASGFVGLMHQVGVEALPIVSLISLLVGLILAFVASIQLLQFGAQIYVSTIVGISMIRVMGAIMTGIIMAGRTGAAFAAEIGTMQVNEEIDALRTFGFSPTEFLVLPRMLALVLMMPLLCIYADLMGCLGGLIVGVGMLGINPLQYLTQTFNSIPLVNVFIGLVHSLVFGVLIALAGCYRGMRCGRSAMAVGQATTSAVVTGILSIVIATAIITWLCNILGV from the coding sequence GGATGCCAAAGAGGCGCTCCGGACTCTGGCGGGCCCTCCTCGGCCAACGAGCCTTTGCTTCGACTCGTCCGGGCTCACGCATTGGGACAGCAGGTTTTTGGTCTTCTGCAGGTCGCTTCTGGCCGTGGCCCGCGAGACCGGCGTTGCCGTGGACCTTGCCGGCCTGCCCGAAGGAGCCAAGGGACTGCTTGATCTTGCGGAAAAGGTTCCGGAGCGCAAAGGCGCTGCGGCAGGCAAGAGAAGCGAACCTCTGCTTGCGCACGTGGGCAATTGGTGCATCGAAGCCTGGCGGGGCCTGCCGGACATTGTGGAGTTCATCGGGGATGTCACCCTCGCCTGCCTGAAACTGGTTCGTGGCAAGGCGGTGTTCCAGGCGTCCGGATTCGTCGGGCTCATGCATCAGGTGGGCGTGGAAGCCCTGCCCATTGTTTCTCTTATTAGCCTCCTGGTCGGGCTCATTCTGGCCTTTGTGGCCTCCATCCAGCTGCTCCAGTTCGGGGCGCAAATATACGTCTCCACCATAGTGGGCATTTCCATGATCCGGGTCATGGGCGCGATCATGACCGGCATCATCATGGCCGGGCGCACCGGGGCCGCCTTTGCGGCGGAGATCGGCACCATGCAGGTCAACGAGGAGATCGACGCCCTGCGAACCTTCGGGTTCTCGCCCACTGAGTTTTTGGTTTTGCCGCGCATGCTGGCCCTGGTGCTCATGATGCCGCTTTTGTGCATTTACGCCGACCTCATGGGCTGCCTGGGCGGACTCATCGTGGGCGTGGGCATGCTTGGCATAAACCCGCTTCAATACCTGACGCAGACGTTCAATTCGATACCTCTGGTCAATGTGTTCATCGGGCTGGTGCACAGCCTAGTGTTCGGGGTGCTTATCGCCCTGGCCGGGTGTTACCGGGGCATGCGCTGCGGGCGAAGTGCCATGGCCGTGGGCCAGGCCACCACCTCGGCCGTGGTGACCGGCATCCTGAGCATCGTCATCGCCACGGCCATCATCACCTGGCTGTGCAACATCCTGGGCGTGTGA